The genomic stretch GTTTTTTCAAATTAAAGTATAATTTCTTTGATGTTTCTATGTTTCTATCAGTACTTCCAACAATTACTATTTCTTTTTTTCTTTCATTCAATGAAAGAGGATGAATTTTAATAAGCGCATAATTTTCTACAATCATGTTTGGAATTTTTACCTTCGTTCTGTTTAACATAAAATTTAATGCTTCTTCTGAGATTGAAACTATGCCATCACAAAGTTTCAATTGCTTTTTAAATATCCACCACATTGTTCTTTTAAGTTTTTCGTATTTTTCTGAAAGAAATTGTTCAGGTATTATTTCGTGTAAGTCAAATATCAAAGTTTTTTTCCTTTTTTTGACTTCTTTAAATATTTTAAGAGGCATGGTAATCGGAAAATAATGAAAATATGCTATGTCATAGTCAAGGTTTTTTACAAGGTTTAAAATTTTAGAATCAAAGCCGTAAATTTCTTTATAAAAACCCAATCTATTACTTGTAGGTGGGATTTTCATAGGAAATGTTGTTAGATTACTTTCATCATGTTTTTCAATACCAGCATATTGGTAATACACCTTTCCTATTTTTTTAAAGGCATTGACCGTTCTAAATACTCTTTTATCATTGTACTTATGCGTATAACCTATTACTAAAATTTTAATGTCCATCTCCTCCCATTAAATTGATGATTCAATGAATATTATTATTTTCATTAATACTGTTTACATAATATTTCCACAATATTTTCGCCAGCTTTTCCATTTCCATATACATTTTCTATTTCTGGTTTAATTTCAGAAATTTTTAATAAAGCTTTAGAAATATTTTCAGGGTTTTCCAAAATATTCCATTTCATTTCAATTAGTTCTCTCCAAGCAGTATCGGGCATAACTACAATTGCACGTTTTCCAGCAAAAAAAGCTTCTTTTTGTAATCCGCCACTGTCTGTAATTACAACTTTACTATTTTTTACTAACCCCATCATTGAAAGATAGTCAACAGGGTCTATTACCATTAAACTTTTAATTTTACTTTCCAAACTAAATTCTTCAACTCTTTTTCTTGTCCTAGGATGCATTGGAAACACTACAGTTATATCTTTGGAAATCTTTTCTAACTCTGTTAGAATACTACTCAACTTTCTAGGATCGTCAGTATTAAAATCTCTGTGTATTGTACAAAGGACATAATCTTTATTTGATAATCCAAATTTTTCAACTATATCAAAGTTAAACAGTGATTCCATTTTTAAAAACAAATCATACATTACATCACCGGTAAAATAAATTCCATTTTTTACGCCTTCATTTTTTAAATTTTCAACAGCAAGCTTAGAAGGGCAAAATAAATAGGATGAAACATGGTCAGTAACCACCCTGTTTATTTCCTC from Thermosipho atlanticus DSM 15807 encodes the following:
- a CDS encoding glycosyltransferase, with amino-acid sequence MDIKILVIGYTHKYNDKRVFRTVNAFKKIGKVYYQYAGIEKHDESNLTTFPMKIPPTSNRLGFYKEIYGFDSKILNLVKNLDYDIAYFHYFPITMPLKIFKEVKKRKKTLIFDLHEIIPEQFLSEKYEKLKRTMWWIFKKQLKLCDGIVSISEEALNFMLNRTKVKIPNMIVENYALIKIHPLSLNERKKEIVIVGSTDRNIETSKKLYFNLKKLGFLIKTIGLDVELADIKLPFLPYEKMMKEISKSFFTMITYQNRKDPDYPNEKYSLPNKFFDSLAAGTPVILSSRFLSMKKILEQLNVGVVLDLRDNIETNMDKILHNINDYPNLIESIKRNIDKFVWNETKEKEFLDFVISLSHRRD
- the wecB gene encoding non-hydrolyzing UDP-N-acetylglucosamine 2-epimerase, which produces MKILSLVGARPQFIKEAVLHEEFQKRSIKEILVHSGQHYDFNMSDVFFKVLNIHKPDYNLNVGSGPHGKMIGKIMISFEEIVVKEMPDIIIVYGDTNTTLAGALVGAKLKIPVAHVEAGLRQKPKDMPEEINRVVTDHVSSYLFCPSKLAVENLKNEGVKNGIYFTGDVMYDLFLKMESLFNFDIVEKFGLSNKDYVLCTIHRDFNTDDPRKLSSILTELEKISKDITVVFPMHPRTRKRVEEFSLESKIKSLMVIDPVDYLSMMGLVKNSKVVITDSGGLQKEAFFAGKRAIVVMPDTAWRELIEMKWNILENPENISKALLKISEIKPEIENVYGNGKAGENIVEILCKQY